In Bacteroidota bacterium, a genomic segment contains:
- the mnmE gene encoding tRNA uridine-5-carboxymethylaminomethyl(34) synthesis GTPase MnmE — translation MELVQNDTIAAIATPPGMGAIAIVRISGSNTFSIIEKVFHSKKGNALSRAELKPRTLLYGTIVEDTDLIDDVMLSIYKSPQSYTGEDAAEIACHGSPYIQSKILLLLIKHGCRIADPGEFTLRAFVNGKMDLTQAEAVADVIHAEDAASHKLAMHQLRGGIAEKLATLRQSLIEFTALVELELDFAEEDVAFADRTQLLKLVNAVNDELHALLQTFKYGNAIKNGIAVAIAGAPNAGKSTLLNALLREDRAIVSDIPGTTRDTIEEAFILEGIKFRLIDTAGIRHTEDVIEKQGVERSLAQIQKADVVIYVLDATTFDTNHVNATLKNIPVDKELIIALNKTDLKPDIDYKTGRGVLVKISASNKIGIDLLQRNLVAIAQGSETGLQSDTIITNQRHYQALLQAQHHINEVIEKLNTNMSADYLSLDLRAAIRHIGNITGYIDVDRDILGTIFSKFCIGK, via the coding sequence ATGGAATTAGTACAGAACGATACCATTGCTGCTATTGCTACACCGCCCGGTATGGGTGCCATTGCCATTGTGCGCATTTCAGGAAGCAATACCTTTTCAATTATTGAAAAGGTGTTCCATTCAAAAAAAGGTAATGCCTTATCACGTGCTGAATTGAAGCCACGCACCCTGTTATATGGAACCATTGTTGAAGATACCGACCTGATTGATGATGTGATGTTAAGTATTTATAAAAGTCCGCAAAGCTATACAGGTGAGGATGCTGCCGAAATTGCCTGTCATGGTTCGCCTTACATACAAAGCAAAATTTTGCTACTGCTTATTAAACATGGTTGCCGTATTGCCGACCCCGGAGAGTTTACACTACGCGCTTTTGTAAATGGCAAAATGGATTTAACACAAGCCGAAGCTGTGGCCGATGTAATACATGCAGAAGATGCAGCCTCACATAAGCTTGCCATGCATCAGTTGCGCGGAGGCATTGCCGAAAAGCTTGCCACACTGCGGCAATCGTTAATTGAGTTTACGGCACTTGTTGAGCTTGAGCTTGACTTTGCCGAAGAGGATGTTGCCTTTGCTGACCGAACACAACTATTAAAACTGGTAAATGCTGTTAACGATGAACTGCACGCATTGCTGCAAACATTCAAGTATGGCAATGCTATTAAAAATGGAATTGCCGTAGCCATTGCTGGTGCACCAAATGCTGGAAAGAGTACCTTACTCAACGCCTTGTTGCGCGAAGACAGAGCGATTGTAAGCGACATTCCTGGCACCACACGCGATACCATAGAAGAAGCATTTATTCTGGAAGGAATAAAATTTCGCCTAATAGATACAGCAGGCATAAGACATACCGAAGATGTGATAGAGAAGCAAGGTGTAGAACGCAGTTTGGCGCAAATACAAAAAGCGGATGTGGTAATTTATGTACTTGATGCTACAACTTTTGATACGAACCATGTAAATGCAACATTGAAAAATATACCCGTTGACAAAGAACTTATTATTGCACTAAATAAAACCGACCTAAAGCCAGACATTGATTATAAAACGGGGAGGGGTGTGCTGGTAAAAATTTCGGCAAGCAACAAAATCGGTATCGATCTTTTGCAACGCAATCTTGTTGCCATTGCACAGGGAAGTGAAACCGGATTGCAATCAGATACAATTATTACCAATCAACGGCATTATCAGGCATTGTTGCAAGCGCAACATCACATCAACGAAGTAATAGAAAAATTAAATACCAATATGAGTGCCGACTATCTATCGCTTGACTTGCGGGCAGCCATACGCCACATAGGCAACATAACAGGTTACATTGATGTGGATAGAGATATACTCGGAACGATATTTTCGAAGTTTTGTATCGGAAAGTAA
- a CDS encoding helix-turn-helix transcriptional regulator, whose amino-acid sequence MKLLIRNMVSLRCKLLVKAELEKLGLAYHSIELGEVILQKPIDAVQKNELIKALHLSGLEIMDDKNTMLIEKIKNIIVEMVHYTDELPDAKFSLFLSEKLHKDYNSLSELFSKTKGITIEHFIILHKIERAKELIMYDELNFSEIAYKLNYSSGAHLSNQFKKITGLTPSFFKSIQKKKRTNIEDL is encoded by the coding sequence ATGAAACTACTCATTCGAAATATGGTAAGCTTGCGATGCAAATTATTAGTAAAAGCAGAATTAGAAAAGCTAGGTTTAGCTTACCATTCTATTGAATTGGGTGAAGTGATTTTACAAAAGCCAATTGATGCCGTACAAAAGAATGAACTTATCAAAGCATTGCATTTGTCTGGCTTAGAGATTATGGATGATAAAAACACGATGCTCATTGAAAAAATTAAGAATATTATTGTTGAAATGGTGCATTATACTGATGAGTTACCAGATGCGAAATTTTCTCTTTTTTTAAGTGAGAAGTTGCATAAGGATTACAATTCTCTTTCAGAGTTGTTTTCGAAAACAAAAGGGATAACTATTGAACATTTTATTATACTTCATAAAATTGAAAGGGCCAAAGAATTAATTATGTACGATGAGCTAAACTTTAGCGAAATAGCTTATAAGTTAAATTACAGCAGTGGTGCTCATTTATCGAATCAATTTAAAAAAATAACAGGCCTTACTCCTTCTTTCTTTAAAAGTATTCAGAAAAAAAAGAGAACCAATATAGAAGATTTGTAA
- the rimO gene encoding 30S ribosomal protein S12 methylthiotransferase RimO — MRTKTSKQKTVNVVTLGCSKNLVDSEVLMGQLKANDFDVVHEAKRNNQQVVIVNTCGFIDNAKQESIDTILYYAEQKQKGAIEKLIVTGCLSERYKPELEKEIPDVDHFFGTHDLPVLLKTLGADYKHELVGERLLTTPRHYSYLKISEGCDRPCAFCAIPVMRGKHVSKPLEQIIAETKNLVASGTKELLLIAQDATFYGLDIYKKRALANLLATLSDVDGLEWIRLHYAYPSAFPLEVLDVMRERNNICNYIDIPLQHGSNNMLKAMRRGITREKTEELIDTIRNKVPDIAIRTTMIAGFPGETQADHDEQMRFIEQMQFDRLGVFAYSHEEHTHAYSLPDNVTAEVKQQRVDEIMELQQGISHQINQRKCNKTYKVLVDRKEGNYFIGRTEFDSPEVDNEVLIDATKAYLRRGHFANIKITKAEAFDLYGEVAVR, encoded by the coding sequence ATGCGAACCAAAACATCAAAGCAAAAAACAGTAAATGTGGTTACCCTGGGTTGCTCTAAAAACCTGGTTGACAGCGAAGTGCTAATGGGTCAGCTTAAAGCCAACGACTTTGATGTGGTGCATGAAGCCAAGCGCAACAATCAGCAAGTGGTTATAGTTAATACCTGTGGGTTTATTGATAATGCAAAACAGGAAAGTATAGACACCATCTTATACTATGCAGAGCAAAAGCAAAAAGGAGCGATAGAGAAACTGATAGTAACAGGCTGCCTTAGCGAGCGCTATAAACCCGAACTGGAAAAGGAAATTCCGGATGTTGACCATTTTTTTGGAACACATGATTTACCTGTGCTATTAAAAACGCTTGGCGCAGATTATAAGCATGAGTTAGTTGGCGAGCGTCTGTTAACTACACCCCGACATTATTCGTATTTAAAAATTTCGGAAGGCTGCGACCGCCCTTGTGCTTTTTGCGCTATTCCTGTAATGCGTGGTAAACATGTTAGCAAACCGTTAGAACAAATTATTGCAGAAACTAAAAACCTCGTGGCGAGTGGAACCAAAGAACTCTTGCTTATAGCTCAGGACGCTACCTTTTATGGTTTGGATATTTACAAAAAGCGGGCACTTGCCAATTTGCTTGCAACGCTGTCAGATGTTGATGGGTTGGAATGGATCAGACTTCATTATGCTTATCCTTCGGCATTTCCTTTAGAGGTGCTTGATGTGATGCGCGAGCGCAATAACATTTGTAACTATATCGATATACCTTTGCAACACGGCAGCAATAATATGCTTAAAGCAATGCGCAGAGGAATAACGCGCGAAAAAACGGAAGAATTAATAGACACCATACGCAACAAGGTTCCTGATATCGCTATTCGAACTACAATGATTGCGGGTTTCCCCGGTGAAACGCAAGCCGACCATGATGAGCAAATGCGCTTTATTGAACAAATGCAGTTTGACCGCCTGGGTGTATTTGCTTATTCGCACGAAGAGCATACCCATGCTTATAGCTTGCCCGACAATGTTACGGCCGAAGTAAAGCAACAACGGGTAGATGAAATAATGGAATTGCAACAAGGCATAAGTCATCAGATTAACCAACGTAAATGCAACAAAACGTATAAGGTGTTGGTTGACAGAAAAGAAGGCAACTATTTTATTGGCCGCACCGAGTTTGACAGCCCAGAGGTTGATAACGAGGTATTGATAGATGCAACCAAAGCTTATTTGCGCAGAGGACACTTTGCCAATATAAAAATAACAAAAGCTGAAGCTTTTGATTTGTATGGTGAAGTTGCTGTCAGGTAA
- a CDS encoding inorganic diphosphatase — protein MIKKFYHPWHDIPRGQQAPDIVNAIIEIPQGTKAKYEVDKETGLLRLDRILFSALHYPANYGFIPQSLCGDGDPLDILVLCAVPLQHLCVARAKVIGCMRMLDRGAPDDKIIAVAADDVSVKHYNALSELPPNFMLEMQRFFEDYTKLEGKSVTVDTFTDADKAKEIVLENFEAYTAMVNKSCKWN, from the coding sequence ATGATAAAAAAGTTCTACCATCCCTGGCATGATATACCGCGTGGCCAGCAAGCCCCTGACATTGTAAATGCGATTATCGAAATACCACAAGGAACTAAAGCCAAGTACGAAGTGGATAAGGAAACAGGCTTGCTGCGGCTCGACCGAATATTGTTCAGCGCCTTGCATTATCCTGCCAACTATGGTTTTATTCCGCAATCGCTTTGTGGCGATGGCGACCCACTTGATATACTTGTGCTGTGCGCGGTGCCGCTGCAACACCTTTGTGTGGCACGTGCTAAAGTTATAGGTTGTATGCGCATGCTTGATCGTGGTGCTCCCGATGATAAAATAATTGCCGTTGCAGCCGATGATGTTTCGGTAAAACATTACAATGCGCTGAGTGAATTGCCTCCTAATTTTATGCTCGAAATGCAACGGTTTTTTGAAGATTATACCAAGCTCGAAGGAAAGTCGGTTACCGTTGATACATTTACTGATGCTGACAAAGCCAAAGAAATTGTGCTCGAAAACTTTGAAGCATATACTGCCATGGTTAACAAAAGCTGCAAATGGAATTAG
- the hpt gene encoding hypoxanthine phosphoribosyltransferase translates to MNHEVSLHGKIFTELIPSAKIQERIAEIASEINKEYFKKKPLFLGVLNGAFLFAADLFKNVNHDCEISFIRVSSYSGTATTGNVKNVIGLNMDIEGRHLIIIEDIVDTGDTMNYLLGELDKHKPASVRIATLVFKPDALRHKLDLQYVGFKVPTDFLVGYGLDYDGLGRNLNSIYVLKQ, encoded by the coding sequence ATGAATCACGAGGTTAGTTTACATGGCAAAATATTTACCGAATTAATTCCGTCTGCAAAAATCCAGGAACGAATTGCAGAAATTGCATCCGAGATCAACAAGGAATATTTTAAAAAGAAACCATTATTTCTGGGTGTGCTTAATGGCGCATTTTTGTTTGCGGCTGATTTATTTAAGAACGTGAATCATGACTGCGAAATATCATTCATCCGCGTAAGCAGCTATTCGGGAACGGCAACCACCGGCAATGTCAAAAATGTAATAGGCCTTAACATGGATATTGAAGGCAGACACCTAATTATTATTGAAGATATAGTTGACACCGGAGATACCATGAACTATCTGCTTGGCGAATTGGATAAACACAAACCAGCCAGCGTTCGCATAGCCACATTGGTCTTTAAGCCCGATGCATTAAGGCATAAACTCGACTTACAGTATGTAGGCTTTAAGGTGCCCACCGATTTTCTTGTCGGCTATGGGTTAGACTATGATGGGTTGGGCCGAAATCTTAACAGCATTTATGTGCTTAAGCAATAA
- a CDS encoding pyridoxal phosphate-dependent aminotransferase, producing the protein MPAISEKAKHMPPSPIRKLVPFAEQAKREGVKIFHLNIGQPDIETPKVMLDALRHHQLKVVEYSHSAGIESYRRKLTTYYAEFGIALDYTDIMITTGGSEAIEIGMMTCLNEGDEIIVTEPYYANYNGFSCQAGITVKAVPASIDTGFALPPVSEFEKVITKNTKAILICNPNNPTGYLYSKAELEALRQLVLKYDLFLFSDEVYREFCYDGKEYFSAMNLEGLEQNVVMMDSISKRYSACGARIGALISRNKEVMTNALKFAQARLSPPTFGQIAAEAAIDTPKSYFENVKKEYVHRRNIVVESLNAMKGVTCPTPNGAFYCIAQLPIDDSDKFCQWLLEKFNYENQTVMLAPATGFYSHAEKGKQQVRIAYVLKEEDLISAMKCLEIALEQYPGRIQ; encoded by the coding sequence ATGCCTGCAATTTCAGAAAAGGCCAAACACATGCCGCCATCGCCTATCCGCAAACTGGTTCCATTTGCCGAGCAAGCCAAGCGCGAAGGAGTAAAAATATTTCACCTCAATATTGGGCAACCCGATATTGAAACTCCGAAGGTGATGCTGGATGCGTTGCGCCATCACCAATTAAAAGTGGTGGAGTACAGTCACAGTGCCGGTATAGAATCGTATCGCAGAAAGCTTACTACCTACTATGCTGAGTTTGGAATTGCCCTCGATTATACCGACATTATGATAACTACCGGTGGCAGCGAAGCCATCGAAATAGGTATGATGACCTGCCTTAATGAAGGTGATGAAATAATAGTTACCGAACCTTATTATGCTAATTATAACGGGTTTTCGTGTCAGGCGGGGATAACCGTAAAAGCTGTTCCGGCTTCCATTGATACCGGATTTGCATTACCTCCCGTTTCAGAATTTGAAAAAGTAATTACCAAAAATACCAAGGCAATTTTAATATGCAATCCAAATAATCCTACCGGCTATTTATACTCGAAAGCAGAACTTGAAGCCTTGCGACAGTTGGTATTGAAGTACGACCTTTTCTTATTTAGTGATGAAGTGTATCGCGAGTTTTGCTACGATGGTAAAGAATATTTTTCGGCTATGAACCTGGAAGGCCTGGAGCAAAACGTGGTCATGATGGATTCGATTTCTAAAAGATACAGTGCCTGTGGTGCGCGCATTGGTGCGCTTATCTCGCGCAATAAGGAAGTAATGACGAATGCACTTAAATTTGCACAAGCACGATTGAGCCCTCCCACCTTTGGGCAGATTGCTGCCGAGGCTGCTATTGATACTCCTAAATCTTATTTTGAGAATGTAAAGAAAGAGTATGTGCATCGCAGAAACATTGTGGTAGAAAGCCTTAATGCAATGAAAGGCGTTACCTGCCCTACTCCCAATGGCGCTTTCTATTGCATTGCTCAATTACCCATAGATGACTCTGATAAATTTTGTCAGTGGCTTTTAGAAAAATTTAATTACGAAAATCAAACTGTAATGCTGGCACCAGCTACCGGGTTTTATTCTCATGCTGAAAAAGGCAAGCAACAAGTGCGCATTGCTTATGTGCTTAAAGAAGAAGATTTGATTAGCGCCATGAAATGTCTGGAAATAGCTTTGGAGCAATACCCGGGACGAATTCAATAG
- a CDS encoding DUF4838 domain-containing protein translates to MKKLFILIFLNCFCSLVQASAHVLATNGVAQYDIVISTMATEDEVHALHVLENYLLQITGAKFNVINENDAGSKSLLVIGKASDKIAKENKRSILHPQQILIYDEGENIFITGGNQWGVIYAVYAFLQNFCQCRMYSSTEKFIPRVSTLTVPAHLLLNESPANLFRDYYYTATVNDEYRDWHRLQQHFPKKGSSWGMWVHTFQKLLSDSSYFDLHPEYFSFYGSCRQPAQLCLSNSNVFKIVVENLKVQIAAKPEAKYWSVSQNDNYGYCQCNQCAAIDSIEGSHSGSIIRFVNKVAAEFPDKIISTLAYQYSRSAPKVTKPLPNVNIMFCSIECDRSKPISADTSIGSFAHDFKNWSALTSNILIWDYVVQFSNYISPFPNLKVLQPNIQFFHQYGVTDIFEQGSSYNWSDFGELKAYMISALLWNPYIDIDSLEKEFIKGYYGKAGPIIYKYLKTIEDNLQVSGAFLDIYGNPVTPMKSWLKPEHVDNYMDMLLEANKMVSDDSITAYRVQRITMPVWYAKLEQAKFFGSGERGVFERDEQGAWMIRPAFEERVSEFIATLHKHGITSLNENNHTPEKYNNDWQRILKTGMRDHIAMNKIVQFEIPFSAKYPAKGAATLTDGVGGYDDYHYNWLGWEGTDMIATIDLGEVRSIASLSCDFMEDQKSWIFFPESVQYYYSIDGKNIFH, encoded by the coding sequence ATGAAAAAACTCTTTATTCTTATCTTCCTAAATTGCTTTTGCAGTTTGGTACAAGCAAGCGCACACGTGCTTGCCACCAATGGTGTGGCGCAGTATGATATCGTTATTTCAACTATGGCAACTGAGGATGAAGTGCACGCCCTGCATGTATTGGAAAATTATTTGCTTCAAATAACGGGAGCAAAATTTAATGTAATAAATGAAAATGATGCCGGTAGCAAATCATTACTGGTAATTGGAAAAGCGTCAGATAAAATAGCCAAAGAAAATAAGCGTTCGATCCTGCATCCGCAGCAGATATTGATATATGATGAAGGAGAAAATATATTTATTACTGGCGGCAATCAATGGGGAGTTATATACGCTGTGTATGCCTTCTTACAAAACTTTTGTCAATGCAGGATGTATAGCAGTACTGAAAAATTTATTCCCAGGGTGAGCACACTTACAGTGCCAGCACATCTCTTACTTAATGAAAGCCCGGCAAATTTGTTTCGCGATTATTATTACACCGCTACCGTAAATGATGAGTACCGTGACTGGCACCGCTTGCAACAGCATTTTCCAAAAAAAGGTTCTAGTTGGGGAATGTGGGTTCATACGTTTCAAAAGCTGTTATCCGATTCTAGTTATTTCGATTTGCATCCGGAGTATTTTTCGTTTTATGGAAGTTGCAGGCAGCCTGCACAATTATGCCTGAGCAACAGCAATGTTTTTAAAATAGTTGTTGAAAATTTGAAAGTCCAAATTGCCGCAAAGCCTGAAGCTAAGTATTGGTCGGTAAGTCAAAATGATAATTACGGATACTGTCAGTGCAATCAATGTGCTGCAATCGATTCAATAGAAGGTAGTCACTCGGGAAGTATTATTCGCTTTGTAAATAAAGTGGCTGCTGAATTTCCTGATAAGATTATTTCAACGTTGGCTTATCAGTATTCGCGCAGCGCGCCTAAGGTTACCAAGCCATTGCCTAATGTAAACATTATGTTTTGCAGCATCGAGTGCGATCGTAGCAAACCAATTAGTGCCGATACTTCCATTGGTTCATTTGCCCATGACTTTAAAAATTGGAGTGCACTTACCAGCAACATTTTAATTTGGGATTATGTGGTACAGTTTTCAAATTACATTTCTCCTTTTCCTAATTTGAAAGTATTACAACCCAACATTCAGTTTTTTCATCAGTATGGAGTTACTGATATTTTCGAACAAGGAAGCTCGTATAACTGGAGTGACTTTGGAGAGCTAAAGGCATACATGATATCAGCATTGCTTTGGAATCCGTATATCGATATTGATTCGTTAGAGAAGGAATTTATCAAAGGATACTATGGCAAGGCAGGACCTATTATTTACAAGTACCTAAAAACAATTGAAGACAACCTGCAAGTATCAGGAGCATTTCTGGACATATACGGAAACCCTGTTACACCAATGAAGTCATGGTTGAAGCCGGAGCACGTAGATAACTATATGGATATGCTATTGGAGGCAAACAAAATGGTAAGTGATGACTCAATTACTGCTTATCGCGTGCAGCGTATAACTATGCCTGTATGGTATGCAAAATTAGAGCAGGCCAAATTTTTTGGTTCGGGAGAACGTGGAGTATTCGAAAGAGATGAACAAGGAGCGTGGATGATTAGGCCTGCGTTTGAAGAGCGTGTTTCAGAATTTATTGCAACGCTGCATAAACATGGCATTACCTCACTCAATGAGAATAACCATACACCCGAAAAGTATAACAATGATTGGCAACGGATTTTAAAAACCGGTATGCGTGATCATATAGCCATGAATAAAATAGTTCAGTTTGAAATTCCTTTTAGTGCCAAGTATCCGGCTAAGGGCGCAGCCACACTTACAGATGGAGTGGGGGGATATGACGACTACCATTATAATTGGCTTGGATGGGAAGGCACTGATATGATTGCAACAATTGATTTAGGCGAAGTAAGAAGTATTGCTTCATTAAGTTGCGATTTCATGGAGGATCAAAAAAGTTGGATATTTTTTCCGGAGAGTGTACAATATTATTACTCCATAGATGGCAAAAATATATTCCACTAG
- a CDS encoding YegS/Rv2252/BmrU family lipid kinase, whose protein sequence is MRPAFIINGTITGFERIIESIQQQFSDTEITIIPTRYAGHAGELASQFAAESFSHIISVGGDGTLHQVINGILASTKKFDGIVSVLPYGTGNDFARAKGFQKSVEHLKHKLLTKQFEYCDSGFIKFHDGEQEQTKYFVNIADTGLGAAVVQDMMHSGNNFGKKVQYTISVLKTFFKYKKQLIEIQTDDFVYKNKTMLAIVANSNFFGSGYHIAPMASTNNGALELIIIGDISIKDYLLNLPRLRKGLQIMHPQVHYHTFKTPITIKCANTIFTEADGELITSGTLQLGVIEKAFKLL, encoded by the coding sequence ATGCGTCCGGCCTTTATCATTAATGGAACCATCACCGGATTTGAAAGAATTATTGAGTCAATACAACAACAATTTTCCGATACAGAAATTACGATTATTCCAACACGCTATGCAGGTCATGCCGGTGAACTTGCTTCTCAGTTTGCGGCCGAATCCTTCTCGCATATTATTTCGGTAGGAGGTGATGGAACCTTGCATCAGGTGATCAATGGCATTTTAGCATCAACTAAAAAATTTGATGGAATTGTTTCAGTGCTTCCTTATGGCACCGGCAATGATTTTGCAAGAGCAAAGGGTTTTCAAAAATCGGTTGAACACCTAAAACACAAATTGCTTACTAAGCAATTTGAATATTGCGATAGTGGCTTTATTAAATTCCATGACGGAGAGCAGGAGCAAACAAAATATTTTGTAAACATAGCAGATACCGGCTTGGGAGCTGCAGTAGTGCAGGATATGATGCATTCAGGAAATAATTTTGGCAAAAAGGTGCAATACACCATTTCGGTTTTAAAGACTTTTTTCAAGTATAAGAAACAACTAATCGAAATTCAGACTGATGATTTTGTTTATAAAAATAAGACCATGCTTGCAATTGTGGCTAATTCAAATTTTTTTGGCAGCGGCTATCATATTGCCCCTATGGCAAGCACCAACAACGGTGCACTTGAGTTAATTATCATTGGCGACATCAGCATCAAGGATTATCTGCTAAACTTGCCAAGGTTGCGAAAGGGTTTACAAATAATGCATCCGCAGGTGCATTACCATACGTTTAAAACCCCAATTACGATTAAGTGCGCCAATACAATTTTTACCGAGGCAGATGGTGAGCTAATTACCAGCGGAACTTTACAATTGGGAGTAATAGAAAAAGCATTTAAATTATTATGA
- a CDS encoding cupin domain-containing protein, giving the protein MKDNPELEKGQAHIIVEIIEYMPKAVVSRTIIKKTTGNVTATSMAVGEELGERTSPFDTYIQIIDGAAEVKIDDKSVFIKLGEGIVIPAHAKHSFTAKEQFKMITTVIKSGYDE; this is encoded by the coding sequence ATGAAAGATAACCCAGAGTTAGAAAAAGGCCAAGCACATATCATAGTCGAAATAATAGAGTATATGCCAAAAGCCGTTGTTAGTAGAACGATTATTAAAAAAACTACTGGTAATGTAACAGCAACATCTATGGCGGTTGGAGAAGAATTAGGTGAACGAACAAGTCCATTTGATACGTATATACAAATTATTGATGGTGCAGCCGAAGTGAAAATAGATGATAAATCAGTCTTTATCAAATTAGGAGAAGGCATTGTAATTCCCGCCCATGCTAAACATAGTTTTACTGCCAAAGAACAATTCAAAATGATAACCACAGTCATAAAGAGCGGTTATGATGAATAG
- a CDS encoding universal stress protein, with the protein MNKILIAIDYAPSAQKVAEQGYALGKAMDADIVLLHVIEDVGYYASTSYDPIMGFGGFSNSVFLDKAALQSIEKEAAQFLAKTKVHLKDDKIKTTVVHGDIADSILEKANKEHCHLIAIYTHGRNGIEEFFLGSTAHKLIKRATVPIYIIPIKP; encoded by the coding sequence ATGAATAAAATACTTATAGCTATTGATTATGCACCATCTGCTCAGAAAGTAGCAGAGCAAGGGTATGCACTTGGCAAAGCAATGGATGCTGATATTGTTTTATTGCATGTTATAGAGGATGTGGGGTACTATGCATCTACTTCTTACGACCCTATTATGGGTTTTGGAGGATTTTCAAATTCAGTTTTTTTGGATAAAGCAGCATTACAAAGCATTGAAAAGGAAGCTGCACAATTTTTAGCAAAAACAAAAGTGCATTTGAAAGATGATAAAATAAAAACAACGGTAGTACACGGAGATATTGCTGATAGTATTTTGGAAAAAGCAAACAAAGAGCACTGCCATTTAATAGCCATCTACACACATGGCCGAAATGGAATTGAAGAGTTTTTCCTAGGTAGCACAGCACATAAATTAATAAAGCGCGCCACTGTACCAATTTACATCATACCTATAAAACCTTAA
- a CDS encoding 5-(carboxyamino)imidazole ribonucleotide synthase — protein MYTKTIGILGGGQLGKMLLQKAADYNLKTIVMDGTHDAPCRHLCTHFMQGSLTDYETVLNFGEQCDVITIEIENVNTEALIELEKMGKVIYPQPHLIKLIQDKGLQKNFYRNNNIATAPFYLVEKKMEINSPYPFIQKLRTGGYDGRGVQKIDSPTDLDKNGFEEPSVIEELIDFEKEIAVIAVRNHDGEIAVYDAVEMHFDQRANLLDYLFAPASLTLNQAAEAKNLAKQVVEHLGIIGILAVEMFVTKKGEILVNEIAPRPHNSGHHSIEANASSQYDQLLRILMHQPLGSTEMIQHAVMFNLLGEQGYQGQAQYKGMEQLMSQKNCHVHLYGKSTTKPFRKMGHVTVTGNNVEQLIVLVNTLKKLVHVIAAQ, from the coding sequence ATGTATACTAAAACGATTGGAATATTAGGAGGAGGTCAACTTGGCAAGATGCTTTTACAAAAAGCGGCCGACTACAATTTAAAAACAATAGTAATGGATGGCACGCACGATGCACCTTGCAGGCATTTGTGCACGCATTTTATGCAAGGGAGTTTAACCGATTATGAAACCGTATTAAACTTTGGCGAGCAGTGTGATGTGATCACCATTGAGATTGAAAATGTAAATACAGAGGCTTTGATTGAACTGGAGAAAATGGGAAAAGTCATTTATCCCCAACCTCACCTCATAAAATTGATTCAGGACAAAGGCTTGCAAAAAAACTTTTACCGTAATAATAACATTGCCACTGCTCCATTTTACCTTGTTGAGAAAAAAATGGAAATCAATAGCCCGTATCCATTTATACAAAAACTGCGTACAGGTGGATATGACGGGCGTGGTGTACAAAAAATTGACAGCCCAACCGATCTTGACAAGAATGGATTTGAAGAACCAAGTGTAATTGAAGAACTTATAGACTTTGAAAAAGAAATAGCGGTGATTGCGGTACGCAATCATGATGGCGAAATTGCGGTTTATGATGCAGTAGAAATGCATTTTGACCAACGGGCAAATTTGCTTGACTATCTTTTTGCCCCTGCTTCTCTCACCTTGAATCAAGCTGCCGAAGCAAAAAATCTTGCTAAGCAAGTGGTTGAGCATTTAGGCATCATAGGCATACTTGCAGTTGAAATGTTTGTTACTAAAAAAGGCGAAATATTAGTAAACGAAATTGCACCACGACCTCACAACAGCGGACACCATAGCATTGAAGCCAATGCATCTTCTCAATACGATCAATTGTTACGCATACTAATGCATCAGCCCCTAGGTAGTACTGAAATGATACAACATGCTGTTATGTTTAATCTGCTCGGAGAACAAGGCTATCAGGGGCAAGCACAATACAAGGGAATGGAACAACTTATGAGTCAAAAAAATTGTCATGTGCATTTGTATGGCAAGTCAACCACCAAGCCTTTTAGGAAAATGGGGCATGTAACGGTTACCGGAAACAATGTTGAGCAATTGATAGTGCTGGTAAACACGCTAAAGAAACTTGTGCATGTAATAGCTGCACAATAA